The segment CGCTCCAAAAATGACTGGTATTCACCAAATCGGCTGTTTTAACAATAAAGAAAATACTACTTCCAAACATAAGCATCATATCATTGAATTCTCTTACTCCAGTGCTGATGGCTTCAGCGGCAGCGTCGGTTGTTCCAACGATGACCGGAGTACCGGAAGCTAAGCCGGTTTCTCGAGCTGCCTGCTCGGTGACTCGGCCGGCTATTTCGCAGCTCCAGAAAGCCTTGGGAAGTCGGTCAATAGGTGTGATGTAAGAAGCAATTTCCTCCCGCCAACCTAAATTATGGACATCGAACAATGGGGCATAACCGTTCGCAGTATAAATATCAATTGTGGCTTCACCGGTCAGTCGGTAAACGAGGTAAGCCTGACTGGTGAGAAACCATCTGGTTTTCTGAAAAACCTCCGGTTCATGGTTTTTAATCCACATAATTTTAGGACCGGAAGCCTGAGAACTTAGATGCATTCCACTATGTTGAAAGATTTCCTCTCTCCCCAAGGTTTTTTCCAAATATTCTATTTCCTGAGTAGTTCGAGTATCGATTCCATAGAGAATCGCCGGTCTCAGCGGTTGGCCTGCTTCGTCAATAGGAAGAACACAGGAACCGATGGCACTAGTCCCTATTCCCAAAATTTGTTTTGGATCAACCCCCGATATGCTAAGAAGATTTTTAACGATTTCAACGAAATCGTGCCACCACACCCGATCGGCATCATGCTCGAAATAACCGGGCTTAGGCATGTCCATTCCATGAGGAACAACCTTTTGAGCAATTATTTTCCCATCCTCTTGAACCAAAACCCCTTTGGACGAATAAGTGCCGATATCAACTCCCAGCAAATACCCTTTGGCCATAAAATTCTCCTTAGATCAACATTTTTCCCTTTTGGAAAATTAAGTTCCCATCCAGATAGACTTCTCCCTCTTTTCGCATATCCTTCACGATATCCCAATGAATGGCCGATTTATTAGTTCCTCCGGTTTCGGGGTAAGCACGACCAAGAGCAATATGAATTGTCCCACCGATTTTTTCATCAAGGAGAATATCCTTGCAGAAGTACTTGACTTCGGGGTTGGTTCCAAAAGCGAATTCTCCGATCCGGCTGGCGCCTGGGTCACTTTGGATGGTCGATTGGAGAAAATCTTGATGAGTTGATGAAGTCGCTTTGACCAGCTCTCCTTTTTGCCATTGTAAGTGAACGTCGTACATGAGGCGTCCGCCCAACACCCCCGGGAATTCAAAGTAGATCTCTCCTTCAACCGTTGAGTCGTCGGGTGAAGTCATGATTTCACCATCTGGCATATTTATTTTGCCGTTTGCTACTTGCCAACTCCGACCTTTCACCGAAAAATGCAGGTCAGTTTTGTAACCAAGTATTCGAATCTCACTTCCCTGGGATAAAAGTGTTGCCCAGCGGTTCCATTTCTCACTTATTTCCGACCAATCTAATAGACAAGCACTAAAAAACATATCGGTAATAGTTTCCTCATCCATTTCAGCTTCCTGAGCCAGAGAAGCATTCGGTACCCGCACTAAACACCAGCGAGTTTTTTCCCAGCGCAGGGTCGATATTTTTCCCATCGAACGGCGTAACTGGGCAAGCTTAGGTGATGGTATATCCCAAAATACCTTCAAATTATGAGCGCCGCGCAATCCAATGTATACATCTGCCCACTCCATTCCATAGGCTTCAATCTCGGGAATCCATTCGATTTGTTGATCAGAACCATATTTGAGTAAAGAACGATTTAATTTTTCCGATAGAAATTGTACCTGTGGGTGGGCGCCTGCTTGAACACATGCTTCATAAACGGCTTGAACCAAGGGACAGGTTTCAACTTCCGTCATAGCAATCATAACCCGTTCTTTCGGCTGAACGCTGGTTGAATAATTGACCAACAACTTTCCTAGTTCTTTCCAACGCTTATCCATATTGTTTTCCTTTTATGAATTCTTTTTTTTATCGTTCAATTATTTTACCATAGGTATTTCTTTATTTATTCTTAGATTGATAATTGATACTATCAATAATCCAAAGATAAGGGCGTAGACTAATGAAACCGGTAAAATGACTATGGACACCAAAATCATTGAAATCTCGTATGAAGGACTGGTTATTGAATCAGGTTTGCCTTTCAATCGGTTGAAAAATTGCACTAAAAGAAGAATTCCAATTAGTTATGATATCTTCCATACTCCAATCCAGTCTGATACATGGCAATGATATTCTCAGGAGGAACATCGGGCTGGATATTGTGAACTGGTGCCAAAAGGTATCCTCCTCTCTCCCCCAGGTCATCAATTCGTCGTTTCACTTCATCCTCGACTTCCTGGGTGGTCCCACGGGGGAGAACCCGTTGAGTATCAATTCCACCCCAGAAACTAATTGAATCCCGATATTTTTTCTTCAATTCCTTGGTGTTCATGTGAGCAGCACTCACCTGAACCGGATTTAAGACTTGAATGCCAATTTCAATGAAATCTTCAATTGCCCAACTGGTGCTCCCACAGCTATGAAGGGCGACTTTGGCCTTGGTTTTTGACTTGATGACCTGAATCAAATCCCGAGTCCGGGGCTTGATGATTTTTCGGTAGATATTGGGTGAGGTCAATGGTCCTTGCTGGGAACTGATGTCTTCCCAAATTTCAATGAGAGTGAGATATTGACCGACCTTCT is part of the Candidatus Atribacteria bacterium ADurb.Bin276 genome and harbors:
- the pepS gene encoding Aminopeptidase PepS, with the protein product MDKRWKELGKLLVNYSTSVQPKERVMIAMTEVETCPLVQAVYEACVQAGAHPQVQFLSEKLNRSLLKYGSDQQIEWIPEIEAYGMEWADVYIGLRGAHNLKVFWDIPSPKLAQLRRSMGKISTLRWEKTRWCLVRVPNASLAQEAEMDEETITDMFFSACLLDWSEISEKWNRWATLLSQGSEIRILGYKTDLHFSVKGRSWQVANGKINMPDGEIMTSPDDSTVEGEIYFEFPGVLGGRLMYDVHLQWQKGELVKATSSTHQDFLQSTIQSDPGASRIGEFAFGTNPEVKYFCKDILLDEKIGGTIHIALGRAYPETGGTNKSAIHWDIVKDMRKEGEVYLDGNLIFQKGKMLI